From Aedes albopictus strain Foshan chromosome 1, AalbF5, whole genome shotgun sequence, one genomic window encodes:
- the LOC134285216 gene encoding uncharacterized protein K02A2.6-like, producing MELFFYLLFQMDENRPLPMFRCEQIESSKLAKEWREWKDSLEFYFDSYQITDQKIMRSKMLHFGGPQLQKVFKSLEGTEDFPLIMLEKRWYDVAIERLDAFFKPRSQDVLERHKLRNMKQGSQERFSHYVLRLRQQIKDCGFEKYQKEVRNVLEEIMLIDVIVEGCNSQELRRKILEKDLTLGEIEQLGASFESVRLQEKELKGESNTAQAGQTEVWKIKADKARAERQQGRIVKRFASAPQNAFKRDDTFCYACGQLGHMSKAPTCPARGQQCRRCHKTGHFEKVCRKRQSFSTNPSFPRKVQAIEDVDENSPIVPADEVKRAVPTKAEKKVYYTFHTGNTTNVFQCKIGGVATEVFIDSGSDVNIITTDTWEMMKAHQITVSKCEKGSDKILKSYGNNAPLLILGTFVATIEIGKRLVEGTFFVVKDGQRNLLGDSTSKNLGILKIGMEVNEITEDSEMTPFPKIQGVQVRVQMDPDATPVFQPLRRVPLPLENAVSEKLDELLKRDIIEVKRGPATWVSPLVVANKANGSIRLCVDLRRVNQAVIRDRHPMPVIEDVLTRVGKGRIWSVLDVKDAFFLLELDEATRDITTFITHRGLYRFKRLPFGLVSAPEIFQRTMDEILADCEGTYWYLDDVGVEGSTIEEHDQRLNKVLQKFKEKGVVLNWDKCKIRVTEFEFLGYEISPQGIMPSEIKRAAIQNFRHPQNESEVRSFLGLANYMSKFIPKLAEIDEPLRKLIQKGNKFQWGEDENKAFENIKTAITEVSSLGFFNVNDETSVFADASPIALGAVLIQTNNRGESRVVCYASKSLTDTEKRYCQTEKEALSLVWSVEKFQIYLIGREFKLLTDCKALTFLFTPASRPCARIERWVLRLQSFQYTVVHIPGQSNIADVFSRLSTLAPKPFDEAEELTVREITASAATTVALKWQEIVDASRQDDDTRQVLEAINTGIPDELPLCYKVIYTELCAIGNVLLRGDRIIVPKRLRQRVLLLAHEGHPGIRMMKGHLRTNVWWPKMDYEIEQFVKACRGCILVSAPNPPEPMVRKEFPSRPWEQIAIDFLGPLPDGENLLVCVDYYSRYLEVVEMQEITAASTIEQLLTIFSRYGIPNYLRADNGPQFTSEEFRSFCEEQGIHLDSTIPYWPQMNGEVERQNRSILKRLRIAQELGQNWRKELRVYLLTYHSAVHPTTGRAPAELMLGRRLRTKLPSIPSTLDCDEAVRDNDKTQKEKGRVYADHRRKARPSDIEVGDHVLAKRTKKDNKLSTEFAPEEYEVIEKRGTDVTIRSSSSGKKFRRSAAHLKAIPRTASGSLADKHSGESVEEARTDDGAGNSTSTEHAVDEQTTEERSKRTRSEPARLKDFVTY from the exons ATGGAATTATTTTTCTATCTGCTATTTCAGATGGATGAAAATCGTCCATTACCAATGTTTCGATGCGAGCAAATTGAGAGTAGCAAACTGGCGAAGGAATGGCGTGAGTGGAAAGATTCCCTTGAGTTCTATTTCGACTCGTATCAGATTACCGATCAGAAGATTATGCGTTCCAAAATGCTTCACTTTGGAGGACCGCAATTGCAAAAGGTTTTCAAAAGCTTGGAAGGTACAGAGGATTTCCCTCTAATCATGCTTGAGAAACGCTGGTACGATGTGGCTATTGAGCGGCTAGATGCGTTCTTTAAGCCACGAAGCCAAGACGTTCTTGAGAGACATAAACTGAGAAATATGAAGCAAGGAAGCCAGGAACGATTTTCTCATTACGTGTTACGTCTACGCCAACAGATAAAGGATTGTGGGTTCGAGAAGTATCAGAAAGAAGTCCGGAATGTTCTTGAGGAGATCATGCTTATCGATGTGATTGTTGAAGGGTGCAACTCACAAGAACTACGCCGGAAAATACTCGAAAAAGAcctaactcttggagaaattgaaCAACTTGGAGCATCATTTGAGAGTGTGCGACTTCAAGAGAAAGAACTGAAAGGAGAAAGTAATACTGCCCAGGCTGGACAAACGGAAGTATGGAAGATTAAAGCGGACAAAGCAAGAGCTGAACGTCAGCAAGGTCGGATTGTGAAACGATTTGCATCCGCCCCCCAGAATGCATTCAAGCGTGATGACACCTTTTGCTACGCTTGTGGACAACTTGGTCATATGTCGAAAGCACCGACGTGTCCAGCAAGAGGTCAACAATGCCGTAGATGTCATAAGACTGGACACTTCGAGAAAGTTTGTAGAAAACGCCAGTCTTTCTCTACGAATCCTTCGTTTCCCAGAAAGGTACAAGCAATTGAAGATGTCGATGAAAACTCTCCGATCGTACCAGCTGATGAGGTCAAAAGGGCAGTACCAACGAAAGCTGAGAAGAAGGTGTATTACACGTTTCACACGGGAAACACGACTAATGTGTTTCAATGCAAGATTGGTGGAGTTGCAACAGAAGTGTTTATTGATTCCGGCTCAGACGTGAACATCATCACTACGGACACTTGGGAAATGATGAAGGCACACCAGATCACCGTCTCCAAATGCGAGAAAGGAAGCGATAAAATCCTCAAATCGTACGGTAATAATGCGCCACTTCTGATTCTGGGAACCTTTGTTGCAACAATTGAGATTGGAAAGCGATTGGTTGAAGGTACATTTTTCGTGGTTAAGGACGGACAACGAAATTTGTTAGGCGATAGTACCTCGAAGAATCTAGGCATTCTAAAGATCGGAATGGAAGTCAACGAAATTACGGAAGACTCGGAAATGACGCCGTTTCCAAAGATTCAAGGAGTACAAGTTCGGGTACAAATGGATCCAGATGCAACTCCGGTTTTCCAGCCCTTGCGGCGCGTTCCCCTTCCATTGGAAAATGCGGTTTCTGAGAAGCTGGACGAATTGCTTAAACGAGACATTATTGAGGTGAAAAGAGGACCAGCAACGTGGGTGTCACCATTGGTGGTGGCTAATAAGGCTAATGGATCAATAAGGCTGTGTGTAGATCTTCGACGAGTCAACCAAGCGGTCATTCGCGACCGCCATCCAATGCCAGTGATTGAGGACGTTCTCACTCGCGTTGGAAAAGGAAGAATTTGGAGCGTATTGGACGTGAAGGACGCATTTTTTCTGCTGGAACTGGACGAAGCAACAAGAGACATCACCACTTTCATCACCCACAGAGGGCTTTATAGATTCAAGCGTCTTCCATTTGGATTAGTATCCGCTCCCGAGATCTTCCAACGGACAATGGATGAAATCCTGGCAGATTGTGAAGGTACCTACTGGTACCTCGACGATGTCGGAGTTGAGGGTAGTACAATCGAAGAACACGATCAGCGATTAAATAAG GTTCTGCAGAAGTTTAAGGAAAAAGGAGTTGTACTCAACTGGGACAAATGTAAAATTCGCGTAACTGAGTTTGAGTTCCTGGGGTATGAAATTTCACCGCAAGGAATTATGCCTTCAGAGATCAAACGAGCGGCGATTCAGAATTTCCGTCATCCGCAAAATGAGAGTGAGGTTAGGAGCTTTTTAGGCTTGGCTAACTATATGAGTAAATTCATTCCAAAACTGGCCGAAATTGATGAACCACTTAGGAAGCTCATTCAGAAAGGAAACAAGTTTCAGTGGGGTGAAGATGAAAACAAGGCTTTTGAAAACATAAAAACAGCCATAACAGAGGTTAGTTCCCTAGGATTTTTCAACGTTAATGACGAAACATCGGTATTCGCGGATGCTAGTCCGATTGCCCTGGGCGCCGTTCTCATTCAAACTAATAATCGTGGAGAATCTAGGGTTGTTTGTTATGCATCAAAGTCACTTACCGACACCGAAAAAAGATACTGTCAAACAGAAAAGGAGGCGTTATCGTTGGTGTGGAGCGTAGAAAAGTTCCAAATCTACCTGATAGGTAGAGAGTTTAAACTCCTCACCGATTGTAAGGCACTCACTTTCTTGTTCACTCCTGCATCTCGTCCCTGTGCGCGCATCGAGCGGTGGGTATTGCGCCTACAAAGTTTCCAGTATACAGTGGTTCACATCCCTGGGCAATCCAATATTGCAGACGTTTTCTCACGACTTTCAACACTCGCTCCTAAACCGTTCGATGAAGCGGAGGAATTAACCGTTAGAGAGATAACGGCTTCAGCAGCCACCACTGTTGCCTTGAAGTGGCAAGAAATCGTTGATGCTAGCAGACAAGATGATGATACAAGACAAGTTCTTGAAGCGATAAACACTGGTATACCTGACGAACTACCGCTTTGCTACAAGGTCATTTATACAGAACTATGTGCCATCGGCAACGTACTTCTGAGAGGTGATCGCATAATTGTGCCCAAACGCCTACGACAACGAGTCTTACTACTAGCACACGAGGGTCATCCTGGAATCAGAATGATGAAGGGTCATTTGCGCACCAACGTATGGTGGCCCAAAATGGATTACGAGATCGAACAATTCGTGAAAGCCTGTCGGGGATGTATTTTGGTATCTGCACCAAATCCACCCGAGCCAATGGTTAGGAAAGAGTTTCCGTCTCGGCCCTGGGAACAGATTGCCATTGACTTCCTAGGACCTCTCCCAGATGGTGAGAATCTCCTAGTGTGTGTTGACTATTATAGCCGATACTTAGAAGTCGTAGAAATGCAAGAAATAACTGCTGCCTCTACCATCGAGCAACTTTTGACTATCTTTTCTCGATATGGAATACCTAACTATCTCCGGGCGGATAACGGGCCACAATTCACGTCTGAAGAATTCCGATCGTTTTGCGAAGAGCAAGGAATACATTTGGATAGTACTATCCCCTACTGGCCCCAAATGAACGGAGAGGTAGAACGGCAAAATCGTTCTATCTTGAAGCGTCTCAGAATAGCACAAGAACTTGGCCAAAACTGGCGAAAAGAACTACGGGTATACTTGCTAACATATCATTCAGCAGTACATCCAACAACAGGGAGAGCACCAGCGGAACTTATGTTAGGACGACGCTTACGTACGAAACTACCCAGCATTCCCTCTACTCTAGATTGTGATGAAGCTGTAAGAGATAACGATAAGACGCAGAAAGAAAAGGGAAGGGTGTACGCAGACCATCGTCGTAAGGCTCGCCCAAGCGACATTGAAGTAGGCGATCACGTTTTGGCTAAGCGTACCAAGAAGGATAACAAGTTGAGCACTGAATTTGCCCCCGAAGAATACGAAGTAATTGAAAAGAGAGGAACCGATGTTACTATCCGCTCATCTTCGTCTGGAAAGAAATTTAGAAGAAGTGCGGCACATCTTAAAGCCATACCACGTACAGCAAGTGGTAGCTTGGCGGATAAACATTCTGGTGAAAGCGTAGAGGAAGCAAGAACAGACGATGGTGCAGGTAATTCAACATCAACAGAGCACGCGGTGGATGAACAAACAACCGAAGAAAGATCCAAAAGAACTAGATCAGAACCAGCACGGCTGAAGGATTTCGTCACATACTAA